A stretch of Flexivirga aerilata DNA encodes these proteins:
- the thrB gene encoding homoserine kinase, with the protein MDRQSFSPGTSVTVEVPASSANLGPGFDSIGLALGIYDTVEATIGGDDLVINVDGHGADDVPTDDGHLIWQSAVTMWRHLGIEPPQGVTLNCRNEIPHARGLGSSAAAIVAGLAVGLALVRDHIDDDASLALLNNLASDAEGHPDNASASVYGGFTISWADDQRGGWHTVRPPLHPQITPTLLVPHATLSTDKARAALGDTVTLSAAASTAGRAALLVEGMTRDPSVLYPATRDWLHQEARRPSYAQSMSLLDVLRSRGEAAAISGAGPAVLVLGTQAPALTAEDFGDTWQVLRPGIATTGVRVVSRSAPSTV; encoded by the coding sequence GTGGATCGGCAGTCGTTTTCGCCCGGCACCTCGGTCACCGTCGAGGTGCCGGCGAGCAGTGCGAACCTCGGGCCGGGCTTCGACTCGATCGGGCTGGCACTCGGCATCTACGACACCGTCGAGGCGACGATCGGTGGCGACGACCTCGTCATCAACGTCGACGGGCACGGCGCCGACGACGTGCCGACCGATGACGGTCACCTCATCTGGCAGTCCGCCGTGACGATGTGGCGGCACCTCGGCATCGAGCCGCCGCAGGGCGTAACTCTCAACTGCCGCAACGAGATTCCGCACGCGCGCGGGCTCGGGTCGTCCGCCGCGGCGATCGTCGCCGGCCTCGCCGTCGGCCTCGCGCTGGTGCGCGACCACATCGACGACGACGCGTCGCTCGCGCTGCTCAACAATCTGGCCAGTGACGCCGAAGGGCACCCGGATAACGCGTCGGCGAGCGTCTACGGCGGCTTCACGATCTCGTGGGCGGATGACCAGCGCGGCGGATGGCACACCGTGCGGCCGCCGCTGCACCCGCAGATCACCCCGACCCTGCTCGTGCCGCACGCCACCCTCTCCACCGACAAGGCGCGCGCTGCGCTCGGCGACACCGTCACACTCTCCGCTGCGGCCTCGACCGCGGGCCGTGCCGCGCTGCTCGTGGAAGGAATGACGCGCGACCCGTCGGTGTTGTATCCGGCGACGCGGGACTGGCTGCACCAGGAGGCGCGGCGCCCGTCATACGCCCAGAGCATGTCGTTGCTCGACGTGCTCCGATCGCGAGGCGAAGCCGCCGCGATCTCCGGTGCCGGCCCGGCCGTTCTTGTGCTCGGCACGCAGGCACCCGCACTGACCGCCGAGGACTTCGGCGACACCTGGCAGGTGCTGCGACCGGGGATCGCCACGACCGGTGTGCGGGTCGTTTCGCGTTCGGCACCTTCCACGGTGTAA
- a CDS encoding Hsp20/alpha crystallin family protein — translation MRDGSARSPQFMPIDLYRVEDHYVLHADLPGMDPGSIDVNVDRGVLTLTAHRTPPPEHDVQWLASERFAGVYRRQVSLGDEIDTERIEASYDNGVLNLTIPLHERAKPRRIQVAHSSTGDQRVVTSTTTPQTPERGGDHQQATDAS, via the coding sequence ATGCGAGACGGCTCGGCCCGATCACCCCAGTTCATGCCCATCGACCTCTACCGGGTGGAGGACCATTACGTCCTCCACGCCGACCTGCCCGGCATGGACCCCGGAAGCATCGACGTCAACGTCGACCGCGGCGTGCTGACTCTCACCGCTCACCGCACACCCCCACCCGAACACGACGTGCAGTGGCTGGCCAGCGAACGGTTCGCCGGCGTCTACCGTCGCCAAGTCAGCCTCGGCGACGAGATCGACACCGAGCGGATCGAGGCCAGCTATGACAACGGGGTCCTCAACCTGACCATCCCGTTGCACGAGCGCGCCAAGCCCCGGCGCATCCAGGTTGCGCACTCATCAACCGGTGACCAACGTGTGGTCACCTCCACCACGACACCGCAGACGCCGGAGAGAGGAGGCGACCACCAGCAAGCCACCGATGCCAGCTGA
- the thrC gene encoding threonine synthase: MAQQWRGVIREYADRLPLLRDAPVVTLGEGGTPLIHADYLSELVGAEVYVKYEGLNPTGSFKDRGMTAAMSMAAKSGAKAVICASTGNTSASAAAYAIKAGMTCGVLVPEGKIAMGKLAQAIAHGAELLQVEGSFDDCLTVARKVAESYPVELVNSVNPARIEGQKTAAFEIIDVLGDAPDIHCLPVGNAGNITAYWKGYRESAALAADSDGHATKAPQMWGFQAEGAAPIVKGHPVDEPDTVATAIRIGNPASWRQALAARDESSGLIDAVTDRQILDAHRVISSREGIFVEPGSAASIAGLLMMHARGDIPAGATIVCTVTGHGLKDPQWALRNADGEDVQPTRIPVDAVTAARALGLED; the protein is encoded by the coding sequence ATGGCCCAACAGTGGCGCGGTGTGATCCGCGAGTATGCCGACCGTCTCCCGTTGTTGCGCGACGCTCCCGTCGTCACGCTCGGCGAGGGCGGCACGCCGCTGATCCACGCCGACTATCTCAGCGAGCTGGTCGGGGCAGAGGTCTACGTGAAGTACGAAGGCCTCAACCCGACGGGTTCGTTCAAGGACCGCGGCATGACCGCCGCGATGTCGATGGCCGCGAAATCCGGTGCGAAGGCAGTGATTTGCGCATCGACCGGCAACACGTCGGCGTCGGCCGCGGCATACGCCATCAAGGCCGGCATGACGTGTGGCGTCCTCGTGCCCGAGGGCAAGATCGCGATGGGCAAGCTCGCGCAGGCGATCGCGCACGGCGCCGAGCTGCTGCAGGTCGAGGGCAGTTTCGACGACTGCCTGACCGTGGCGCGCAAGGTGGCCGAGTCCTACCCGGTCGAGCTGGTCAACTCGGTCAACCCGGCCCGCATCGAGGGCCAGAAGACCGCCGCCTTCGAGATCATCGACGTGCTCGGGGACGCGCCCGACATCCACTGCCTGCCGGTCGGCAACGCCGGCAACATCACCGCCTACTGGAAGGGCTACCGCGAATCCGCAGCGCTCGCAGCGGATTCCGACGGGCACGCCACCAAGGCGCCGCAGATGTGGGGCTTCCAGGCCGAGGGGGCCGCACCGATCGTCAAGGGCCACCCGGTGGATGAGCCGGACACCGTCGCCACCGCGATCCGCATCGGCAACCCGGCATCCTGGCGGCAGGCGCTCGCGGCACGCGACGAGTCGTCCGGGCTGATCGACGCGGTCACCGACCGGCAGATCCTCGACGCGCACCGCGTCATCTCCAGCAGGGAGGGCATCTTCGTCGAGCCCGGGTCGGCCGCCAGCATCGCCGGCCTGCTGATGATGCACGCGCGCGGCGACATCCCGGCCGGCGCGACCATCGTCTGCACGGTGACCGGCCACGGGCTGAAGGACCCGCAGTGGGCGCTCCGCAACGCCGACGGCGAGGACGTGCAGCCGACCCGCATCCCGGTCGACGCCGTCACCGCCGCCCGCGCCCTCGGTCTCGAAGACTGA
- a CDS encoding homoserine dehydrogenase, which yields MAKDMAEPLKVALLGCGVVGSAVARRLVDDASDLAARVGAPLELIGVAVRDLDKPRPASGVPQDLLTTDAEALVAKADLVVELMGGIEPARSLLLRAIDHGASVVTANKALLGADGPQLYEAADARGVDLSFEASVAGAIPLLRPLRESLAGDSVQRVMGIVNGTTNFILDKMDRTGAALADVLAEAQQLGYAEADPTADVEGHDAQAKAAILASLAFHTRVSTGDVHCEGIMGITADDIRDARKIGCTVKLLAICERTADGVSARVHPTLVPRSHPLASVREAFNAVFLETELAGELMFYGQGAGAQPTASAVLGDLVQAARHKVDGGRGPGESAYAALPILPIDQARTSYFIRLDVLDQPGVLARVANVFGNQGVSIESMRQGVVRSEDGLAMLQIVTHQATDAALARTVEGLQAADDVHEVASVLRVEGM from the coding sequence ATGGCGAAGGACATGGCAGAGCCGTTGAAGGTGGCCCTGCTCGGTTGCGGTGTGGTGGGCAGTGCGGTCGCCCGGCGGCTCGTCGACGACGCGTCGGACCTGGCCGCCCGGGTCGGCGCGCCGCTCGAACTCATCGGCGTCGCGGTGCGCGACCTCGACAAGCCGCGCCCCGCGTCGGGCGTGCCGCAGGACCTGTTGACCACCGACGCGGAGGCGCTGGTGGCCAAGGCCGACCTCGTGGTCGAGCTGATGGGCGGCATCGAGCCGGCCCGGTCGCTGCTGCTGCGAGCCATCGACCACGGCGCGAGCGTGGTGACCGCCAACAAGGCGCTGCTCGGCGCCGACGGCCCGCAGCTCTACGAGGCAGCCGACGCCCGCGGTGTGGACCTGTCGTTCGAGGCGTCGGTCGCCGGCGCGATCCCGCTGCTGCGGCCGCTGCGCGAGTCGCTCGCCGGCGACTCGGTGCAGCGGGTGATGGGCATCGTCAACGGCACCACCAACTTCATCCTCGACAAGATGGACCGCACCGGAGCCGCCCTGGCCGACGTGCTCGCCGAGGCGCAACAACTCGGGTATGCCGAGGCCGACCCGACAGCTGACGTCGAAGGCCACGATGCGCAGGCCAAGGCCGCGATCCTCGCCTCCCTCGCCTTCCACACCCGCGTCTCGACCGGTGACGTGCACTGCGAAGGCATCATGGGCATCACCGCCGACGACATCCGCGACGCCCGCAAGATCGGCTGCACGGTCAAGCTGCTCGCGATCTGCGAGCGCACCGCCGACGGCGTGAGCGCGCGCGTGCACCCGACGCTGGTGCCGCGGTCGCATCCGCTCGCGTCGGTGCGCGAGGCGTTCAACGCGGTCTTCCTCGAGACCGAGCTCGCGGGGGAGCTGATGTTCTACGGCCAGGGTGCCGGTGCGCAGCCGACGGCGTCGGCGGTGCTCGGCGACCTGGTCCAGGCGGCCCGGCACAAGGTCGACGGCGGTCGCGGGCCGGGGGAATCGGCATACGCCGCCCTGCCGATCCTGCCGATCGACCAGGCGCGCACCAGCTACTTCATCCGCCTGGACGTGCTGGACCAGCCGGGGGTCCTCGCGCGGGTCGCGAATGTGTTTGGCAATCAAGGGGTTTCGATCGAAAGCATGCGTCAGGGGGTCGTCCGGTCGGAGGACGGCCTGGCGATGCTGCAGATCGTGACCCATCAGGCGACCGATGCGGCGCTGGCCCGCACGGTCGAAGGACTGCAGGCTGCCGACGACGTGCACGAGGTCGCGTCGGTGCTGCGCGTGGAAGGTATGTGA
- a CDS encoding hemolysin family protein, whose product MSLWLALLFLLGNAFFVGAEFSVMAARRSQLEPLAAAGSRRARLSLEALENVSSLLACAQLGITVCSVLLGAVAEQALEHLLEPALEAVGLPHGAVAAIALLLALLIVAYLHVVVGEMVPKNLAIAGPDRAALLLAPALLWVTKVLRPLIRAVEAIAKFAVRRLGVEPKDEATSTFSAEEVELIVAESQREGLLQEEQSARVQGALEFSDRVAADVAVPLDELVTLHVGATPEDVERLVAKRGFSRFPVLDRTGVIAGYVHLKDVLYATDEAYSEPVPPRRIRRLATVAPDDEVEDVLLTMQRSGAHLARVVDADDAVLGVVFLEDVLEELVGEVSDATQRRPWVESGP is encoded by the coding sequence ATGAGTCTCTGGCTGGCCCTGCTCTTCCTGCTCGGCAACGCGTTCTTCGTCGGCGCCGAGTTTTCCGTCATGGCGGCGCGGCGCTCGCAGCTGGAGCCGCTGGCCGCTGCTGGCTCGCGGCGAGCGCGGCTGAGTCTTGAGGCGCTGGAGAACGTTTCGTCGTTGCTGGCCTGTGCGCAGCTCGGCATCACGGTCTGCTCGGTGCTGCTTGGTGCGGTCGCCGAGCAGGCGCTGGAGCACCTGCTGGAGCCGGCGCTCGAGGCGGTCGGCCTGCCGCATGGCGCGGTGGCCGCGATCGCCCTGCTGCTGGCCCTGCTGATCGTCGCCTATCTGCACGTGGTGGTCGGCGAGATGGTGCCCAAGAACCTCGCCATTGCCGGGCCCGACCGCGCCGCACTGCTGCTCGCGCCCGCCCTGCTGTGGGTCACCAAGGTGCTGCGGCCGCTCATCCGCGCCGTCGAGGCGATCGCGAAATTCGCCGTACGCCGACTCGGCGTGGAGCCGAAAGATGAAGCCACGTCGACGTTTTCGGCCGAAGAGGTCGAGCTGATCGTCGCCGAGTCACAGCGCGAGGGACTGCTCCAGGAGGAGCAGTCGGCGCGCGTGCAGGGCGCCCTGGAGTTTTCCGACCGGGTCGCGGCCGACGTCGCCGTACCCCTCGACGAGCTGGTCACCCTGCACGTCGGCGCGACCCCCGAGGACGTCGAGCGACTCGTCGCCAAGCGTGGCTTCTCCCGCTTCCCGGTGCTCGACCGCACCGGCGTGATCGCCGGTTACGTGCACCTCAAGGACGTGCTCTATGCGACCGACGAGGCCTACAGCGAGCCGGTGCCCCCGCGCCGCATCCGCCGACTCGCGACCGTCGCACCCGACGACGAGGTCGAGGACGTGCTGCTCACCATGCAGCGCAGCGGCGCCCACCTGGCGCGCGTCGTCGACGCCGACGACGCGGTGCTCGGGGTCGTCTTCCTGGAGGACGTGCTCGAGGAACTGGTCGGCGAGGTCAGCGACGCGACCCAGCGACGGCCCTGGGTGGAGAGCGGACCGTGA
- the lysA gene encoding diaminopimelate decarboxylase: protein MTSSPDLQQATAADVWPAGLTRDADGALALRGRPLTELAADYGTPAYLIDVEDLLTRARSFRDEFAAAFAAIGTRCDVFYAGKAFLATPLVRLLDAEQLNLDVCTGGELAVAAKAGFPGDRIGMHGNNKSVAEIDAALDYGVGRIIVDSFDEIDRVAASAEQRGIRARVMLRVKTGVEAHTHEFIATAHEDQKFGFSLDGGEVAEAAARVLARPDALELLGFHSHIGSQIFESDGFAVAAQRLITLQLQVARDQGVTLPELDLGGGFGIAYLPSDTPLTEAQMAGRLAAIVRDACAEAGMPVPRVSIEPGRAIVGPAGITLYEVGTVKPVQATDTLVRTYVSVDGGMSDNPRPALYQADYAAALANRAGGNTDLLARVVGKHCESGDIVVREAQLPADTAPGDLLAVAATGAYCRSLASQYNHVPRPPVLAVVDGDVRTWLRRETIDDLLALEGE from the coding sequence GTGACTTCCAGCCCCGACCTGCAGCAGGCGACCGCGGCCGACGTGTGGCCCGCGGGCCTCACCCGCGACGCCGACGGCGCGCTCGCGCTGCGCGGCCGTCCGCTGACGGAGCTGGCCGCGGACTATGGGACACCGGCATACCTGATCGATGTCGAGGACCTGCTGACCCGCGCGCGCAGCTTCCGGGACGAGTTCGCTGCCGCGTTCGCCGCGATCGGCACCCGGTGCGACGTGTTCTACGCGGGCAAGGCGTTCCTCGCGACCCCGCTGGTCCGGCTGCTCGACGCCGAGCAGCTCAACCTCGACGTCTGCACCGGCGGCGAGCTCGCGGTCGCGGCGAAGGCCGGCTTCCCGGGCGACCGCATCGGGATGCACGGCAACAACAAGTCGGTCGCCGAGATCGACGCGGCGCTCGACTACGGCGTCGGCCGCATCATCGTCGACTCCTTCGACGAGATCGACCGGGTCGCGGCGTCCGCCGAGCAGCGGGGCATCCGGGCCAGGGTGATGCTGCGGGTCAAGACCGGCGTGGAGGCGCACACCCACGAGTTCATCGCGACCGCGCACGAGGACCAGAAGTTCGGCTTCTCGCTCGACGGTGGGGAGGTTGCCGAGGCGGCGGCGCGGGTGCTCGCCCGCCCGGATGCGTTGGAACTGCTCGGTTTTCACTCCCACATCGGCTCCCAGATCTTCGAGTCCGACGGCTTCGCGGTCGCCGCGCAGCGGCTGATCACCCTGCAGCTGCAGGTGGCCCGCGACCAGGGTGTCACGCTGCCGGAGCTCGACCTCGGCGGCGGTTTCGGCATCGCCTACCTCCCGAGCGACACCCCGCTCACCGAGGCGCAGATGGCCGGCCGGCTCGCCGCGATCGTCCGCGACGCCTGCGCCGAGGCCGGTATGCCGGTCCCGCGGGTCTCCATCGAGCCCGGTCGCGCCATCGTCGGCCCTGCCGGCATCACGCTCTACGAGGTGGGCACGGTCAAGCCGGTGCAGGCCACCGACACCCTGGTGCGCACCTACGTCTCCGTCGACGGCGGCATGAGCGACAACCCGCGGCCGGCGCTCTATCAGGCCGATTACGCTGCGGCGCTTGCCAATCGGGCCGGTGGCAACACTGATCTGCTGGCCCGCGTGGTCGGCAAACACTGCGAGTCGGGGGACATCGTGGTCCGGGAGGCGCAGCTGCCCGCGGACACCGCACCCGGCGACCTGCTCGCGGTCGCGGCGACCGGCGCCTACTGCCGGTCACTCGCCAGCCAGTACAACCACGTCCCCCGGCCGCCCGTGCTCGCGGTGGTCGACGGCGACGTGCGCACCTGGCTGCGACGCGAGACGATCGACGACCTGTTGGCCCTGGAGGGGGAGTAG
- a CDS encoding WD40/YVTN/BNR-like repeat-containing protein translates to MTASNPESPKPENATPPKRRPRRTTRTALIAGGAALALVAAGGVTVVAVGGPEKVKEALGGEHDGGGESLHEFAKEHKKINRHSQALSVIMEKKDGGSGEVVSGPNQETYENQAFPRTTIAAAQSNASRAQFQAIARNGNGAPPGLGVWTLLPNTTGTVPAEVTYTGKPSQVSGRTTSVVIDPNGKTAYIGSAGGGVWKTDDITAATPNWHPVSDSLPSQAIGTLTLSGGVLYAGTGEPNGSSDSEAGVGLFKSTDGGSTWSEVKGFHQYGQDRSVATVAVDPTNSEHLLVGTQVGRHGSSSVNGGRYTPPGAPPVGLFESTDGGATWTQVIKEQQDAVNPASANGNDFFRGGVTKVEFDPNDPKVTYASVSDYGLYRRAAGDTAYSRIYTISTPGSLTTSPSSRIEFDATSVGGKTRIYLGDATRYKSSVAGLLRTDDAQAATPAWTELSSPDKTSTGYDSYNFCQGQCSYDMVVTTPKGQPNTVALSGSMNYDEIFTAHQPSNGRAIVRSTNAGVSFTDMTNDVSNNGLHPDQHGFAFFPNNPNSWVATDDGGVTVESGPFVDKSADCNTRGLGATDLANCKRWLSAIPTSNRQVNQGLQTLQYQSISTQGGIVQGGTQDNGTWESDYPGGWAETVGGDGGNSAINPANTNIRFHTYYNPQMDVNFHGSSATGWDWIADPLLASGESSSFYIPVEADKTAPGTVYAGLQHVFRTTDNGGNQADLDKHCNEQTGDFTITCGDFVPLGGAKGDLSGSAYGADNAGAGNYVVSVVHAQRKTNVMWAATRRGRLFISENANAADANAVSYTRLDKTAIGDALPTRFISGISLDPANPYHAIVSYSGYSAYAAGGHVYDVTYNPATKTITSKDISSDLGDQPVTGVQRDWRTGAIYIGTDFGVLTRPAGGTSWMATPAMPQVAVYGLTLDDSGKRLYAATHGRGVYVNRIN, encoded by the coding sequence GTGACCGCGTCCAATCCTGAGTCCCCCAAGCCTGAGAACGCCACGCCGCCCAAGCGCCGCCCCCGCCGCACCACCCGGACCGCGCTGATCGCCGGCGGAGCCGCGCTCGCGCTCGTCGCCGCGGGCGGCGTCACCGTCGTCGCCGTGGGCGGCCCGGAGAAGGTGAAGGAAGCGCTGGGTGGCGAGCACGACGGCGGCGGCGAGAGCCTGCACGAGTTTGCCAAGGAGCACAAGAAGATCAACCGGCACTCGCAGGCGCTGTCGGTGATCATGGAGAAGAAGGACGGCGGCAGCGGCGAGGTCGTGAGCGGCCCCAACCAGGAGACCTACGAGAACCAGGCGTTCCCGCGCACGACCATCGCCGCAGCGCAGAGCAACGCCAGCCGCGCGCAGTTCCAGGCGATCGCGCGGAACGGCAACGGTGCCCCTCCCGGGCTCGGCGTCTGGACGCTGCTGCCCAACACCACCGGCACCGTGCCCGCCGAGGTCACCTACACCGGCAAGCCAAGCCAGGTGAGCGGCCGCACCACGTCGGTGGTCATCGACCCGAACGGCAAAACCGCCTACATCGGCTCGGCGGGCGGCGGCGTGTGGAAGACCGACGACATCACCGCGGCCACGCCCAACTGGCACCCGGTGAGCGACAGCCTGCCGAGCCAGGCGATCGGCACCCTCACCCTCTCCGGTGGGGTGCTGTATGCCGGCACCGGCGAACCCAACGGCTCCTCCGACAGCGAGGCGGGCGTCGGCCTGTTCAAGTCCACCGACGGCGGCTCGACGTGGTCGGAGGTCAAGGGCTTCCACCAGTACGGCCAGGACCGCAGCGTCGCGACGGTCGCGGTCGACCCGACCAACAGCGAGCACCTGCTGGTCGGCACCCAGGTCGGCCGGCACGGCTCGTCGTCGGTGAACGGCGGCCGTTACACCCCGCCGGGCGCACCGCCGGTCGGCCTCTTCGAGTCCACCGACGGCGGCGCGACCTGGACGCAGGTCATCAAGGAGCAGCAGGACGCGGTCAACCCGGCGTCGGCCAACGGCAACGACTTCTTCCGGGGCGGTGTCACCAAGGTCGAGTTCGACCCGAACGACCCGAAGGTCACCTACGCCAGCGTGAGCGACTACGGCCTCTACCGGCGCGCGGCGGGCGACACGGCATACAGCAGGATCTACACGATCAGCACGCCCGGCTCGCTCACCACCTCACCGAGCAGCCGCATCGAGTTCGACGCGACGAGCGTCGGCGGCAAGACGCGCATCTACCTCGGTGACGCGACGCGCTACAAGAGCTCGGTGGCCGGGCTGTTGCGCACCGACGACGCGCAGGCCGCGACGCCGGCGTGGACCGAGCTGAGCTCGCCCGACAAGACCAGCACCGGTTACGACAGCTACAACTTCTGTCAGGGCCAGTGCAGCTACGACATGGTGGTCACCACGCCGAAGGGCCAGCCGAACACCGTGGCGCTGTCGGGTTCGATGAACTACGACGAGATCTTCACCGCGCACCAGCCGAGCAACGGCCGGGCGATCGTGCGCTCGACCAACGCCGGCGTGTCCTTCACCGACATGACCAACGACGTGTCGAACAACGGTCTGCACCCCGACCAGCACGGGTTTGCGTTCTTCCCGAACAACCCGAACAGCTGGGTGGCGACCGACGACGGCGGTGTCACGGTGGAGAGCGGCCCGTTCGTCGACAAGTCGGCCGACTGCAACACGCGCGGTCTCGGCGCCACCGACCTGGCCAACTGCAAGCGCTGGCTGAGCGCGATCCCGACCAGCAACCGGCAGGTCAACCAGGGACTGCAAACCCTTCAGTACCAGTCGATTTCGACTCAGGGCGGCATCGTCCAGGGCGGCACGCAGGACAACGGCACGTGGGAGTCGGACTACCCCGGCGGGTGGGCCGAGACGGTCGGCGGCGACGGCGGCAACTCCGCCATCAACCCGGCGAACACCAACATCCGCTTCCACACCTACTACAACCCGCAGATGGACGTGAACTTCCACGGCTCCAGCGCGACCGGGTGGGACTGGATCGCCGACCCGCTGCTGGCGAGTGGCGAGTCGTCGTCGTTCTACATCCCGGTGGAGGCCGACAAGACCGCCCCGGGCACCGTGTATGCCGGTCTGCAGCACGTCTTCCGCACGACCGACAACGGCGGCAACCAGGCCGACCTGGACAAGCACTGCAACGAGCAGACCGGCGACTTCACCATCACCTGTGGTGACTTCGTGCCGCTCGGCGGGGCGAAGGGCGACCTGTCCGGGTCGGCATACGGCGCGGACAACGCCGGCGCCGGCAACTACGTGGTGAGCGTCGTGCACGCCCAGCGCAAGACCAACGTCATGTGGGCGGCGACGCGCCGCGGCCGGCTGTTCATCAGCGAGAACGCCAATGCGGCCGACGCGAACGCGGTCAGCTACACGCGGCTGGACAAGACCGCAATTGGTGACGCGCTGCCGACGCGCTTCATCTCCGGCATCTCGCTCGACCCCGCCAACCCGTATCACGCGATCGTCAGCTACAGCGGCTACTCGGCGTATGCCGCGGGCGGTCACGTCTACGACGTCACCTACAACCCGGCGACCAAGACGATCACCAGCAAGGACATCTCGTCCGACCTGGGCGACCAGCCGGTGACCGGGGTGCAGCGCGACTGGCGGACCGGTGCGATCTACATCGGCACCGACTTCGGCGTGCTCACCCGGCCGGCGGGCGGCACGTCGTGGATGGCGACGCCGGCGATGCCGCAGGTGGCCGTCTACGGGCTGACGCTCGACGACTCGGGCAAGCGGCTGTATGCCGCCACCCACGGCCGCGGCGTCTACGTCAACCGGATCAACTGA